In Deltaproteobacteria bacterium, a genomic segment contains:
- a CDS encoding polyprenyl synthetase family protein — MQKILKLVEGDLLRVEDEFRRNLQSRVELIPKVGEYVLLSGGKRLRPILLLMTAKVVQYNGNDHILLASVVEFIHTATLLHDDVVDNADLRRGMTSANSVWGNEASVLIGDFLYSKSFSMAVQCNSIKILKVLSDATTDMARGMVFELIKTNDINTTEEDYIQVIIDKTAVLIAAACQVGGILGEVDEERELALRDYGMNMGIAFQLMDDSMDYVSTEEDFGKTIGTDLQEGKVTLPVIKALNECTSEEKESISGLLDLDEINEDDLSLALDLINKYGGIDYTVQKARDYIARAKENIAVFEDSEMKEALLEMANYVVEREN, encoded by the coding sequence ATTCAAAAGATATTAAAGCTTGTTGAAGGCGATCTTCTGCGTGTGGAAGATGAGTTCAGGAGAAACCTCCAGTCCAGGGTAGAGCTTATACCCAAGGTGGGGGAATATGTGCTCCTTAGCGGCGGCAAAAGGCTGCGTCCCATTCTTTTACTCATGACTGCCAAAGTCGTGCAATATAACGGTAATGATCATATCCTTCTGGCCAGTGTTGTCGAGTTTATTCATACGGCCACGCTCCTGCATGATGACGTTGTCGACAATGCAGACTTAAGGCGCGGAATGACTTCGGCCAACTCCGTCTGGGGCAACGAAGCCAGTGTTCTTATCGGCGACTTTCTATACTCCAAATCTTTTTCCATGGCTGTTCAGTGCAATAGCATCAAGATACTCAAGGTTCTTTCCGACGCTACGACAGATATGGCGAGGGGGATGGTTTTTGAGTTGATTAAAACAAATGATATTAATACGACGGAAGAGGATTATATCCAGGTAATTATTGATAAAACAGCCGTGCTCATCGCTGCTGCCTGTCAGGTAGGCGGAATCCTTGGAGAGGTGGATGAAGAAAGAGAACTTGCCCTCAGGGATTACGGCATGAATATGGGGATTGCCTTCCAACTGATGGATGACAGTATGGATTATGTCTCTACGGAAGAAGATTTCGGTAAAACCATAGGAACGGATCTGCAGGAAGGAAAAGTAACGCTTCCAGTGATTAAGGCGCTCAATGAATGTACCTCTGAAGAGAAAGAATCTATCAGTGGGCTTCTTGATTTGGATGAAATAAACGAAGATGACCTTTCCCTTGCCCTGGATCTTATCAATAAGTATGGGGGGATTGACTATACTGTTCAAAAGGCGAGAGATTACATTGCCAGGGCAAAGGAGAATATTGCTGTTTTTGAGGACTCTGAAATGAAGGAGGCCCTTCTTGAAATGGCAAACTACGTGGTTGAAAGAGAGAACTAG
- a CDS encoding nitronate monooxygenase, with product MNKLDDYRLKLGGKEYVPIMLGGMGVDISNAELALEVARLGGIGHISDALIQSVSDKYYGTSFDREKLNKYRHVAPLRNKAEAQFDLAHVEKATKLHVEHTMNGKKGDGAIYINCMEKLTMNAPKETLRTRLAAAMDAGIDGITLSAGLHLGSFDLISDHPRFRDTQLGVIVSSLRALMLFLKRAARVNRMPDFIVVEGPLAGGHLGFGAEDWKKFNLKDIVAEVIRYLKDKDIHIPVIPAGGIFTGTDGVEFMAMGASGIQVANRFTITRECAMPDEVKQEYFKAKEEDIVVNTISPTGYPMRMLKHCPAVGSGVKPNCEMLGYLLDKDGNCSYIDSYYRELEKGDKVSVFDKTCLCFQMKNYKCWTCGHYVYRLKDTTNRLADGSYQLLTAEQVFEDYQFSTDHAIKVPSLP from the coding sequence ATGAATAAACTGGATGATTACCGTCTGAAACTGGGCGGGAAAGAATACGTGCCCATTATGCTTGGCGGTATGGGTGTTGATATTTCCAATGCCGAACTGGCGCTTGAAGTTGCCAGGCTTGGCGGAATAGGGCACATATCTGATGCGCTCATCCAGTCTGTTTCCGACAAATATTACGGAACAAGCTTCGATAGGGAAAAACTCAACAAATACCGGCATGTGGCGCCTCTTCGAAACAAGGCAGAGGCGCAGTTTGACCTTGCTCATGTTGAAAAGGCGACCAAACTTCACGTCGAACATACCATGAACGGCAAGAAGGGTGACGGCGCCATCTACATTAACTGCATGGAAAAGCTGACCATGAATGCGCCAAAGGAGACGCTCAGAACGCGGCTGGCGGCAGCCATGGATGCGGGCATAGACGGCATTACGCTAAGCGCCGGACTCCATCTCGGCTCCTTTGATCTGATTAGTGATCATCCCCGATTCCGTGACACTCAACTCGGTGTTATTGTGTCATCCTTAAGGGCCCTTATGCTCTTTCTTAAAAGAGCTGCAAGGGTTAATAGAATGCCCGACTTCATTGTCGTAGAAGGGCCTCTTGCCGGTGGTCACCTCGGTTTTGGTGCAGAAGACTGGAAGAAATTCAACCTGAAAGATATTGTCGCCGAAGTTATTAGATACCTCAAGGATAAGGACATTCATATCCCCGTTATTCCGGCAGGGGGGATTTTTACGGGGACCGACGGCGTTGAATTCATGGCTATGGGCGCATCAGGAATCCAGGTAGCCAACCGTTTTACCATTACCAGAGAATGCGCCATGCCTGATGAGGTAAAACAGGAGTACTTTAAGGCAAAAGAAGAAGATATTGTTGTCAATACGATCTCTCCGACAGGCTATCCTATGCGTATGCTTAAGCATTGCCCTGCCGTCGGTTCCGGTGTGAAACCTAATTGCGAAATGCTCGGTTATCTTCTCGACAAGGACGGTAACTGCAGTTATATTGATTCTTACTACAGGGAACTGGAGAAGGGGGATAAAGTATCCGTTTTTGACAAGACCTGCTTATGTTTCCAAATGAAAAACTATAAGTGCTGGACATGCGGACATTACGTTTATCGTCTGAAAGATACGACAAACCGGCTTGCCGACGGCAGCTACCAGTTGCTTACGGCTGAGCAGGTTTTTGAAGATTACCAGTTCAGCACGGATCACGCCATTAAAGTACCATCACTTCCATAA
- a CDS encoding cysteine desulfurase, which translates to MKKPAIYMDNAATSFPKPESVYRAVEEMMRTRGGNPGRSGHRMALAANRVIFDARESLANLFSIKDSSRLIFTSNATEALNLAIKGIVGEGSHVITSGIEHSSITRPLSALQKKGVQVSKIDCDKDGCFHAEEIKKKIKNNTSLIALTHASNVIGTIEPVAGIGALARERNVPFLLDAAQTAGTMPIDVNELKIDLLAAAGHKSLLGMQGTGILYIAPHINLTPLKEGGTGAGISGDEQPLELPDRFEAGTMNTPGIAGLGAGARFILEEGFPAIRQKEMSLIKRLIEGLAGEPGITIYGSLHAEERVSLLSFNIKGIDSSEVAFRLDDEYGIMTRGGLHCAADAHKFLGTYPGGCVRLSPGYFNTMEEIDAVIAAVREIAGGK; encoded by the coding sequence ATGAAAAAGCCTGCTATCTACATGGATAATGCAGCCACGTCTTTTCCCAAGCCTGAATCCGTATACAGGGCCGTGGAAGAGATGATGCGAACAAGAGGCGGCAATCCCGGCCGGTCGGGTCACAGGATGGCCCTTGCCGCCAACAGGGTAATATTCGATGCAAGAGAATCCCTGGCAAACCTCTTTTCCATAAAAGACAGTTCCCGCCTTATTTTTACTTCAAACGCCACAGAGGCGCTCAATCTTGCAATCAAGGGAATTGTCGGAGAGGGTTCCCATGTTATTACTTCGGGGATTGAACACAGCTCCATAACAAGACCCCTTTCCGCCTTGCAGAAAAAAGGGGTGCAAGTCAGTAAAATAGATTGTGACAAGGACGGCTGTTTCCATGCGGAAGAGATAAAAAAAAAGATAAAGAATAATACCTCCCTCATTGCCCTTACCCATGCCTCTAACGTTATTGGAACCATTGAGCCTGTTGCCGGGATTGGCGCTTTGGCCAGGGAAAGGAACGTTCCTTTTCTTCTCGATGCAGCCCAGACGGCAGGGACTATGCCAATTGATGTGAATGAGCTTAAAATTGATCTCCTGGCGGCGGCGGGACATAAAAGCCTGCTGGGAATGCAGGGGACGGGGATTCTCTATATTGCTCCCCATATTAATCTTACTCCCCTTAAAGAGGGGGGCACAGGCGCCGGTATTTCAGGTGATGAACAGCCCCTTGAGCTTCCCGACAGGTTTGAAGCGGGAACGATGAATACGCCGGGTATTGCCGGCCTTGGCGCCGGTGCGAGGTTCATCCTGGAAGAGGGTTTTCCTGCCATCAGGCAAAAGGAAATGAGCCTTATAAAAAGGCTGATAGAAGGTCTTGCCGGTGAACCTGGCATCACGATTTACGGCAGTCTCCATGCAGAAGAGAGAGTCTCTCTTCTCTCCTTTAACATTAAAGGGATAGATTCTTCGGAAGTGGCCTTTCGCCTCGATGATGAGTACGGTATAATGACGCGGGGAGGGCTGCATTGTGCTGCCGATGCCCACAAATTCCTTGGGACCTATCCGGGAGGGTGTGTCAGATTAAGCCCCGGTTACTTTAACACTATGGAAGAGATTGATGCCGTCATAGCGGCTGTGCGGGAAATTGCCGGGGGAAAGTAG
- a CDS encoding DUF3343 domain-containing protein, producing MWEAEKREKLRKREGTFLVFETTHLTMKVESLFNNNGIANRLFPKAKGVVSKCGLMVKILESDLEKAKGLCEKEGIIINEVVIVE from the coding sequence GTGTGGGAAGCTGAAAAGAGGGAGAAACTGAGAAAGAGAGAGGGGACTTTTCTCGTTTTTGAAACAACCCACCTGACCATGAAAGTGGAAAGCCTTTTTAATAATAACGGCATAGCAAACAGGCTCTTTCCGAAAGCCAAAGGTGTTGTCAGTAAATGCGGGCTTATGGTCAAGATACTTGAAAGTGACCTTGAAAAGGCGAAGGGCCTTTGTGAAAAAGAGGGGATTATTATTAATGAAGTTGTTATAGTCGAATGA